A single window of Nicotiana sylvestris chromosome 5, ASM39365v2, whole genome shotgun sequence DNA harbors:
- the LOC138869711 gene encoding uncharacterized protein codes for MAQLQSQNRIPNTVKPVNTRRIEPALERPDESGLGTDPTIMKMLEDLAKRIETGEKKIEENDKKVETYNSRVDQIPGAPPILKGVDSKKFVQKSFSQSAAPKPIPKKFRMPDIPKYNRTTDPNEHITTYTCVIKGNDLEDDEIEYVLLKKFGETLSKGSVIWYHNLPPNSIDSFAMLADSFLKAHAGAIKVATRKSNVFKIKQRENEMLREFVSRFQSELMELRPVSDDWAVQTFTKGLNKQSSIASKQLKQNLVEYPTVT; via the coding sequence ATGgctcaacttcagagtcagaataGAATTCCAAACACAGTTAAACCAGTGAACACACGACGTATTGAACCAGCACTAGAGAGGCCCGATGAAAGTGGCTTGGGGACTGACCCTACGattatgaaaatgctcgaagATCTCGCCAAAAGGATTGAGACCGGAgaaaagaagattgaagaaaatgacaaaaaggtggaaacaTATAATTCAAGGGTCGATCAAATACCGGGAGCACCTCCAATTTTGAAAGGAGTAGACTCGAAGAAATTCGTGCAAAAGTCATTCTCCcaaagtgcggctccgaagcccatcccgaaAAAGTTTCGAATGCCAGATATCCCGAAATACAACAGAACCACTGATCCCAACGAGCACATCACCACATACACTTGTGTCATAAAGGGGAATGATTTGGAAGACGATGAGATTGAATATGTTTTGctgaaaaagtttggggaaactctGTCTAAAGGTTCCGTGATTTGGTACCATAACCTACCCCCGAactctattgattcgtttgcCATGTTGGCAGACTCATTTTtgaaggcacatgctggtgccataaaagttgcaacaaggaagtccaatgtattcaaaataaagcaaagggagaacgagatgctgaggGAGTTTGTATCCCGTTTCCAATCAGAACTGATGGAGTTACgaccagtctccgacgactgggccgTACAAACCTTCACTAAAGGGCTAAATAAACAAAGTTcgatagcttcgaagcagctgaagcagaacttgGTCGAGTATCCCACTGTAACTTAG